The genomic region AAAGTGGGAAGTTGTAATTGTTGTGAATTGATCGCATTTGCAATCTGTATTTAAAACATGTAGCCTAAATGTGTCTCAGACAGAGGGACACTTTCACTAAGTCACTAGTTAACGCCTTGAAGCAGAATGGGCAGGGCTCAAAATTGTTCTCTGAccaaccccccccacccccccacccccatccCTGGAGATTGGGCAGAGACGGTCTTGCTTCATTATCCTGTGTTAAATTATCTGCTGGACTCTAAAAGagtaaaaggggaaaaaaagaaaactgtgaAAAACACTGAGGGATTTTGTTCTGACCTCTCGAGCGTTCGTGTCAGCTTTTAGGTCAATGTAACGCCGAATGATCGTGGATTCTTCACAGCATACGCCAAGGTTTGGCAAGAAACGTGAATAGTGAAGTAAGAGAAAAGATAATGGCTTTAGAAATCACTCCctttataaaacacacagacgAGTAGAGCTTGTCAGATTCATCAGAGGTCTGAGCTACAAGGTTTTCCCTGAGGCACTTACAGGAAGCGTCACGCAATGCTgcacaaatctgattggtcagaaggtcttgattatttttctagaaCTTCTGTCTGTGAGGGAAATCCTAAGCTCCTATTAGTGGTTAAATCACtggactactgctcagaaggttgtgtgtttgaatcccaggtccaccaatcagctactgctgggcccctaagcaaggcccttaacctctAATTGCTCAGGTGTTTATCTCTGGATACGGTCGTCTGCCACATGCTGTTTATgtagcatttttggaaggagtctccagtaccaGTGCTTTGTTACAGTCTGTAAGCTTTTCCAACATGGAAAAGTCAACAAGGAAAAATTGAGGGCTTTGAGGTCGCACTtgaacatgacaagctgtgatTTTTGTTGTATAAACGTGAGGTTGGTGTGGAAACCATTCAGCGACTTTATAGTTGTTTTATAACaagtaaaaaaatgtattattgtgtttctgtttgtggaTGTTCTACACCTTCACATATAACCATACATGGGTTAATATGCACATTAaatttcttaaaaatgtaatcgTAGGCAAATCGCTGAGGTATATGATGAGAAACCATGCTTAAATAGGTGCAGTAATCAATTTCAGGGTGGTGATGGTatcaataaatattttctaataacaAAGACATTTAGTAAAAATTCTCCAAATTGGATTGGTTATGGTGATTGTTTTCATATTGAGTATTTGAACACATACGTTATTTAGGACCGATATTAATCCATTTCAGTTGAAATAGCTGAAGGCCGTTCAATGGAGCACCACAGTGAACCCTTATAACGAGAGGACAGAGGTCATAAATTCTTGTAATGTTTTGCATAAATGATTGGTTGCCTCATAGCAATAATTTATGCAAAAGATATTTTTGACTTCTTCCTTCAACAAATGCCTCATCCAGAGCTGAAAAACTTTGTGCAGGTACTTTACCGTCACAGTCAGTGTTTGTTTAAAGTAAACATAGATATGAAGAGCTTTATTGAGACTCTCTCTCATGTCAGGTCTCAGCCTCACATCCTTATTTGCAGTTCTGAGTGATATTATGTGATACATAGCCACAGTTTATGGCCTGAGATCAACAGCTGGCACTAGGCTCCCACTAAATATATATCAAAAGTTTTAGGTTTCCTTTCTCAGAAAAGGGAAATCATATTGCAATCATCCCCCATCATATATGAACCATAGATGAAGATAGGCAGCTTTTAGGCTCATTTCCCTCAGTTCAAACCATTAACCACTTCCTCATCTTCTCTGTTCTCATTCATGGTGGAATGCTCTTGGTTATATGTCATGTGTGTCTTTCTCAGGAGATTGCTGAAGTGGATCCGGTAGATCTGAGTGCTCCATCCTTCCAGCATGCAGAGCATCAAGTGTGTGGTTGTGGGAGATGGTGCAGTGGGGAAAACCTGTCTGCTCATCTCTTACACCACTGGCGCCTTTCCCAAAGAGTACATCCCCACCGTTTTCGACAACTACAGCTCCCAAGTGAGCGTGGACGGCCGGACCATCAGCCTCAACCTGTGGGACACGGCAGGACAAGAGGAATACGACCGTCTGCGCACGCTCTCCTACCCCCAGACCAACGTCTTCGTCATCTGCTTCTCCATCTCCAGCCCACCGTCCTACGAAAACGTCAAGCACAAGTGGCATCCCGAGGTAACGCACCACTGCCCCAACGTTCCCATCCTCCTCGTGGGCACCAAGAGTGACCTGCGTAACGACCCGGAGGTGCAGAAGAAGCTGAAGGATCAGAATCAGGCTCCCATAACGCCGCAGCAGGGCCAAGTGCTCGCCCGCCAAATCCACGCCGTCAAGTACATGGAGTGCTCGGCGCTCAGCCAGGACGGCATCAAGGACGTGTTTGCCGAGGCTGTTCGCGCTTTCCTCAACCCTCAGCCCGCTTCGCCCAAAAGACCCTGTGTGCTTCTCTGAAAACCCAAGACCTGAGAAATATGCTTATAGAAATTCcatgttaatataataataagaaatgtaTGAAGAGAATCgtttttcgttttgtttttggaAAGGGATTGCAGGAGGAGTCAGGAGTCGGTGGGTGTTCATTCTTTACAGGCTGTGAAAATAATCAGTCTTTAATACTGTACACTCAGacaaacacagcaaaaaaacacacagggaACATGTATGGCAGTCAAGAGTCCAGGAAATTCTAAAGcacataaaatatacatatacatatatatatatatatatatatatatgtatattttctatattcttattttatattcttaATCACGTAATGGTATTTTGGAGCATGGAGGATACACGATTGTGGATTTTATGACCTCATGAAAGGTTTATGGCTCAGTCTAAAGAAATTTACACACTTTTCCCTTCAACACAAGTGCAGTAACAAAAGTCCTGGAAGTCCATTTCTGTTACCCTCATGCCACTTGTGAGCTGAACAGTGGTGTAATGATTGTATATTCACAGCAAAGATATGATATTTGATAGACAAAAGTAAAATCATAGCACAAAGAACACATAAATCTGTAATATTGCTAAATCCGCGCAacaattatgtaaataaaaggaATATACTATTAGGTATACTAATGTactaaatatgtttattatctACAGCTCTAACTGTACTGAATAAAACTGTTAGTTATGAATAGTTTAAATCGTAATGCCTTTAACTGAGAGTTATTAAGTTATTAATATATGGTTATAAGTAAGAGAATGAATATAAACCTTATGGAAAATAAACACgcctataaatataaacaaaatttaaacagcacattctgaccaatcagaaatgaGGATCCAACATCATACcctactaaaaaataaataaataaataaataaaatctcagaGTGAAATAGACATCTAATacttatttaaataatgtattagGACGTCTCGGATGATGGACTGCATTTGAAGTAAAAGGGAAAATTGTGTGAATTTGATTAATTAATGAAGTGATGCGTGTATAATTAAGAGTACTATTGATATCTATGCAGTTAATGCTTGTGTACAATCAGGGGCTTGATCTTCCAGGTTATTCTAAAGCTTTTCAATGTCTTTAAGGTGCTTGTTGGACTACAGGATTGTAGCTCACTGAGTTGtaagtgcagagagagagagagcgtctgCATCAGCAGCTGCAGACCATTCAGTGCAGGGAAACCTCAGTCATGCCTCCACCACACTACTTCCCCATGACTTCGATTTGATTGGGGGGAAACAGGCATCTGGGCAGTCTAATCAGGAAGCAAAGGCTCCAGCTGACCTCACACTCCATTCTCGTTTACCGTTTCCCAGCAGGACAGGGTGGGGCTTCGGTGGGAAGCGGCTCGATATTAGAAAAGCTGTCACTTGCAGGACTTGAGGAATCAGGAATCAGCTAGCAATGTTTTTCTGTCTTGAATTCTATGGACGTTTATTAAAATCACACTATGAGCAGTTATGCATTGAAAATGTAAGGAAAACCCTACAGAACAGAactcataaatataaaaacatgaaaacatttgGCCAGATGATTAATAACCCGGAAACCCAGATTTCCGCCAGTACAGTTTCTCAATCTCAAAATAACCCAGCACCTTGTAACACAAACATACTAGGAGTTAATCAGAGGCTTTTCATTTCCCACGAGTGCCGAGGGACGTAGAAATGAGTCAGCAAGTCTTAAAGCTAGAACTCATACGCAGTTTCCTCCCAATCCTGACAATCCCCTGAACACCACATCAAGTGACCGCTTGTTGTACATCTTCAGTTTCTGTGTacgttcattatagacactccGAATCAGCCAACATCAGGCCCAACATCTGTCTCGGGTGCCTTGGAGGCTTTAAATTGGCTTGATTAAAAGCTGAGTATTGGATCAGGACGACTGCTCACGGTTCAAAGCTCTGAGTTTTAGTCTCCGCGAGCTGAGACAGCATTACTGCTCAAATGCGTTCGCTAAACAACCTTACTGAGATTTTGTTTGTCACTTTTTACACATATGTCtcgctttttctttcttaaaacatgccattgtggtgtttattAAGGTACCGTGTTTATCTGCTAGGTAAAGGGGAAGGGATTCAATTCAACAGCAACAAGCTGAATTCTATAGAGAAACCTGTTTATAATATCCAATTGTTATGTTGAAACTTTTGTCATTCAgaactgatatatatatataaatccaaattggggtgggaaaaaaaaacagtgaaacacTGAATAATCTTGCTAAGAAATCAAATTGATTGATTTTTCTGTATGATGAACAGAGGGCCTAGGTGCAGGACAGAGCTCAGGGTCACTGTGTGGTGGATACGAAAAGCCTTGGACGGGAAGTTATCTTCCTCCTGGAAACAGTAGAGATGGGAAAAGG from Hemibagrus wyckioides isolate EC202008001 linkage group LG18, SWU_Hwy_1.0, whole genome shotgun sequence harbors:
- the rhogb gene encoding ras homolog family member Gb — protein: MQSIKCVVVGDGAVGKTCLLISYTTGAFPKEYIPTVFDNYSSQVSVDGRTISLNLWDTAGQEEYDRLRTLSYPQTNVFVICFSISSPPSYENVKHKWHPEVTHHCPNVPILLVGTKSDLRNDPEVQKKLKDQNQAPITPQQGQVLARQIHAVKYMECSALSQDGIKDVFAEAVRAFLNPQPASPKRPCVLL